One Papaver somniferum cultivar HN1 chromosome 10, ASM357369v1, whole genome shotgun sequence genomic window carries:
- the LOC113317462 gene encoding glutamate receptor 2.8-like produces MQTRVFVLHMVSPLGLRIFEKAKKIGMMSKGYSWIVTEGLGSDLSSLNSSAIDTMQGVIAIRPYIPMSKELTSFGVQWKRKFQKENPDIDWNLDILGIWAYDTVSALASAVEKLESTSPRFSKQKTTLNTSDVEKLGVSQVGPELLHGISNIKFKGLSGEFHLVDRQLQSKTFQVLNVVGNGAREVGIWTLSNGIIKDISLVETTKTTYLTSNKDSLRPIIWPGDTTDIPKGWVTPTNENRLRIGVPVKQGFNEFVKVENNSGSYSGYEVTGYCIEVFKAAIYELPYAVLYDLIPFQDSEGKAGSYDDLVYQVNAQKYDAAVGDITITAKRSELVDFTLPYAEGGVSMVVLVKKDMSKDTWVFLKPLEWKLWVTTGAFFFIIGAVIWILEHRVNREFRGGPHPLYQWGTMLSFSFSTFVFAQKERVLSSLGRFVIAIWLFVVLIITQSYTANLTSMLTIQRSDPTYTDAIELRDRRYNVGYQEG; encoded by the exons ATGCAAACAAGGGTATTCGTTCTACATATGGTCTCGCCATTAGGATTACGTATTTTCGAGAAAGCTAAAAAGATTGGTATGATGAGCAAAGGGTACTCATGGATTGTTACCGAAGGCTTAGGCTCTGATTTGAGTTCATTGAATTCTTCGGCTATTGACACAATGCAAGGAGTAATAGCTATAAGGCCATATATTCCTATGTCCAAAGAGCTTACCTCATTTGGAGTGCAATGGAAAAGAAAGTTTCAGAAAGAGAACCCAGATATTGACTGGAATTTGGATATTTTAGGTATATGGGCATATGATACAGTTTCGGCCTTGGCAAGTGCAGTAGAGAAACTTGAAAGCACCAGTCCTCGGTTTAGTAAGCAAAAAACAACTTTGAACACAAGTGATGTTGAAAAATTAGGTGTTTCTCAAGTAGGTCCTGAACTTTTGCATGGAATTTCAAATATCAAATTTAAAGGCCTGAGCGGGGAATTTCATCTTGTCGATAGGCAGCTGCAATCCAAAACCTTTCAAGTACTCAATGTCGTTGGAAACGGGGCAAGAGAAGTTGGAATTTGGACACTTTCAAATGGAATCATAAAGGATATAAGCTTAGTTGAGACTACTAAAACCACATACTTGACATCAAATAAAGACAGTTTACGCCCTATCATATGGCCTGGAGATACCACGGACATTCCTAAAGGTTGGGTAACTCCAACTAATGAGAATAGGTTAAGAATAGGGGTTCCAGTAAAACAAGGTTTTAATGAATTTGTCAAGGTAGAAAATAATTCTGGTAGTTATTCAGGATATGAAGTCACTGGTTATTGCATAGAGGTGTTTAAAGCTGCAATATATGAGCTGCCATATGCTGTTCTCTATGATCTCATTCCTTTTCAGGATAGCGAAGGCAAAGCTGGAAGTTACGATGATCTTGTGTACCAAGTGAATGCTCAG AAATATGATGCCGCAGTTGGGGATATTACTATTACCGCCAAGCGATCAGAGTTGGTTGATTTTACGTTGCCCTATGCGGAAGGAGGGGTGTCAATGGTTGTGTTAGTGAAAAAAGATATGAGCAAGGATACATGGGTATTCCTCAAGCCGTTGGAGTGGAAGCTCTGGGTAACAACAGGGGCCTTCTTTTTTATCATTGGTGCTGTCATTTGGATTCTCGAACACAGAGTAAACAGGGAGTTTAGAGGAGGGCCTCATCCTCTGTATCAGTGGGGCACCATGCtttctttctccttctcaacGTTTGTCTTCGCACAGA AGGAAAGAGTGCTAAGCTCTTTGGGCAGATTTGTAATTGCAATTTGGCTTTTTGTTGTGCTCATTATCACACAAAGTTATACAGCAAATTTGACATCCATGTTAACGATTCAACGATCTGATCCAACGTACACTGATGCTATAGAACTTAGGGATCGTCGGTACAATGTTGGTTATCAGGAAGGTTAG
- the LOC113316907 gene encoding heparan-alpha-glucosaminide N-acetyltransferase-like encodes MADKDLSVMNSSTSVPNDHHCIHIPNESTINNNSVSNSSTDGGTGGRGVALKPPRLVSLDVFRGLTVALMVLVDQAGGIIPSINHSPWNGVTLADFVMPFFLFIVGVALALAYKKLPCRVDATKKAVLRALKLFVIGILLQGGYLHGINSLTFGVDIQKIRLLGTLQRIAIAYLLTAVCEIWLKREGVVKSGRTMFKKYKFQWIFVLVLTVTYTALLYGLHVADWEYQIPNENSSFSSNITSVKCGVRGDTGPGCNAVGMIDRKLLGIQHLYKKPTYARTKECSINSPDNGPLPPNAPSWCQAPFDPEGILSSVMAVVTCMIGLHFGHIIVHFKDHKDRIISWTNPSAGLVVVGFTLDFCGMHINKALYSLSYTCVTIGAAGLLFAAIYVMADAFSIRIPTLVFEWMGKHALVIYIFAACNVFPILLQGFYWKEPGNSFLRLIGIGQS; translated from the coding sequence ATGGCTGATAAAGATTTGTCAGTTATGAATTCTTCAACATCGGTTCCTAATGATCATCACTGCATACACATTCCGAACGAGTCAACAATTAATAATAATAGTGTTAGTAATAGCAGTACTGATGGTGGTACTGGTGGGAGAGGTGTTGCTTTGAAGCCGCCACGTCTGGTTTCTCTTGACGTATTCAGAGGACTCACGGTGGCGCTTATGGTACTTGTAGATCAAGCTGGTGGTATCATACCTTCTATTAATCATTCACCGTGGAATGGTGTTACTTTAGCTGACTTTGTCATGCCGTTCTTCTTGTTTATTGTTGGAGTTGCTCTTGCTCTCGCCTATAAGAAACTTCCGTGCAGAGTTGACGCAACTAAGAAAGCTGTGCTTCGGGCGCTTAAACTTTTTGTCATCGGCATTCTGCTTCAAGGCGGTTATTTACATGGTATCAACAGCCTAACCTTTGGTGTTGATATTCAAAAAATTAGGTTGTTGGGTACCCTACAGAGAATTGCGATAGCATATCTGTTAACAGCTGTATGCGAGATTTGGCTCAAGAGGGAGGGCGTTGTGAAATCAGGACGAACTATGTTTAAGAAGTATAAATTCCAGTGGATATTTGTTCTGGTACTTACGGTGACATATACTGCATTGCTGTATGGGCTACATGTTGCTGATTGGGAGTACCAAATTCCTAATGAAAACTCCTCTTTCTCTTCAAATATAACATCGGTAAAATGTGGAGTTCGTGGAGACACTGGACCTGGCTGTAATGCTGTTGGAATGATTGACCGTAAATTGTTAGGCATTCAGCATTTATATAAGAAGCCGACCTATGCACGGACAAAGGAATGCAGCATCAACTCACCAGACAACGGCCCACTTCCACCCAATGCACCTAGTTGGTGTCAAGCCCCATTTGACCCTGAAGGAATTTTAAGTTCTGTGATGGCAGTTGTTACCTGCATGATTGGTCTGCATTTTGGTCATATTATAGTACACTTCAAGGATCACAAGGATAGGATAATATCTTGGACGAACCCTTCAGCTGGTCTAGTTGTTGTGGGATTCACTTTGGATTTCTGTGGGATGCACATAAACAAAGCCCTCTACTCTTTAAGTTACACATGTGTTACAATTGGTGCCGCAGGCCTTCTTTTTGCCGCAATTTATGTGATGGCTGATGCATTTAGTATTAGAATACCAACTCTGGTTTTTGAATGGATGGGAAAACATGCTCTGGTGATCTATATCTTTGCAGCATGCAACGTTTTTCCTATCCTTTTACAGGGTTTCTATTGGAAGGAACCTGGAAACAGCTTTTTGAGATTAATTGGTATTGGCCAGTCATAA